One segment of Castanea sativa cultivar Marrone di Chiusa Pesio chromosome 3, ASM4071231v1 DNA contains the following:
- the LOC142627562 gene encoding GCN5-related N-acetyltransferase 1, chloroplastic: MLLRGIVSSPLPSSLRLKTHKNLTVSAQIKTQPTTASSNNYTISDQALESRGFVLRRTIEELNLDHLNSVFVAVGFPKRDPQKIRVALENTDSLLWVEYTKTSKPVAFARATGDGVFNAIIWDVVVDPSFQGIGLGKAVMERLIHQLLLKGICNIALYSEPRVLGFYRPLGFVADPDGIRGMVYSTRKQKKKK, translated from the coding sequence atgCTTCTACGTGGCATAGTCTCCAGTCCTCTCCCCTCCTCTCTCCGCctcaaaacccacaaaaacctCACCGTCTCAGctcaaatcaaaacccaacccaccacTGCCAGCAGCAACAACTACACCATCTCCGACCAAGCCCTTGAGTCCCGAGGTTTCGTCCTCCGCCGCACCATCGAGGAGCTCAACCTGGACCACCTAAACTCAGTGTTCGTAGCTGTTGGGTTTCCCAAGCGGGACCCACAGAAGATAAGGGTAGCTCTTGAGAACACAGACTCCCTTCTGTGGGTCGAGTACACGAAGACGAGTAAGCCAGTGGCTTTCGCTCGAGCGACGGGTGACGGTGTGTTCAACGCCATCATATGGGATGTGGTGGTGGACCCTTCTTTCCAAGGGATTGGTTTGGGAAAGGCTGTGATGGAGAGACTCATACACCAGCTGTTACTCAAAGGGATTTGTAACATTGCTTTGTATTCGGAGCCCCGGGTTCTCGGCTTCTATAGGCCCCTCGGGTTTGTGGCCGATCCGGATGGGATCCGGGGAATGGTCTACTCCAccagaaaacagaaaaagaagaaataa
- the LOC142628848 gene encoding uncharacterized protein LOC142628848 — MADYTTRRVLVDNGSSVDILYYPAFQQMRLGQDQLRSVNLPLVGFGGMKVQLVGTITLPMVVGAYPQQIAKEVNFLVVDCSSSYNAIIGRLTLNIWKAVTFTYHLSVKFPTEYGEGQVQGDQLAARKCYLAMLAVDKHVQTMSIDERRITAEPTEVLEDIPLDKNNPKKFTRVG; from the coding sequence ATGGCTGATTATACGACTagaagggtgttggtagacaatgggAGTTCAGTGGACATCttgtattaccccgccttccaacaaatgaggcttggGCAAGATCAGCTCCGTTCAGTAAACTTGCCCTtggtaggatttggaggaatgaaagtGCAACTCGTGGGTACCATTACATTACCTATGGTGGTCGGAGCGTACCCACAGCAAATAGCCAAAGAAGTAAATTTCCTTGTCGTTGACTGCTCATCGTCATACAATGCTATCATTGGAAGACTGACTTTAAATATTTGGAAGGCGGTAACATTTACCTACCATTTGTCTGTCAAGTTCCCAACTGAGTATGGAGAAGGTCAAGTGCAAGGAGACCAATTAGCAGCCAGAAAGTGCTATCTAGCCATGTTGGCTGTGGACAAGCATGTACAGACGATGAGCATAGATGAGAGAAGGATTACTGCGGAACCCACGGAAGTATTGGAAGATATTCCTTTGGACAAGAACAACCCCAAAAAGTTTACTAGGGTTGGGTGA
- the LOC142628849 gene encoding uncharacterized protein LOC142628849 produces the protein MGCSLFCKLLLDDSDENEVNKEDVMKTLSQCKRCRYIRHNHLAGNERLFLDYFAPSPVFSPTLFRRRFWMRRSLFLRIQSKVEAHDSYFVQKRDSANKLGLSSLQKIIVALRMFAYEVSGNFMDEYVQIRETTALQSLKKFVTAVVDIFSE, from the coding sequence ATGGGTTGCTCTTTGTTTTGCAAGTTGCTTCTTGATGACTCAGATGAGAATGAGGTAAACAAAGAAGATGTCATGAAAACATTATCACAATGTAAACGTTGTCGCTATATCAGACATAATCATTTGGCAGGTAATGAGAGGCTTTTTCTTGACTATTTTGCTCCCTCACCAGTATTTTCTCCCACTTTATTTCGTAGGAGATTTTGGATGAGGCGTTCTCTTTTTCTTCGTATTCAATCTAAGGTAGAAGCTCATGACTCTTATTTTGTCCAAAAAAGAGATAGTGCCAACAAACTTGGTCTATCTTCCTTACAAAAGATAATTGTTGCACTTAGAATGTTCGCATATGAAGTATCGGGTAATTTTATGGATGAATATGTGCAGATTAGAGAAACCACTGCATTacaaagtttgaaaaaatttgttactgCGGTGGTTGATATTTTCTCTGAGTAA